In a single window of the Dermatophagoides farinae isolate YC_2012a unplaced genomic scaffold, ASM2471394v1 contig2, whole genome shotgun sequence genome:
- the LOC142597953 gene encoding uncharacterized protein LOC142597953, which translates to MESSLPVVAHFNSVVETVLRNQVTIVVGETGSGKSTQLPYLLYKKLKEVKNEDAKIAVTQPRRIAAISLASYVKSILAEKNEQNLVDYAVRFDNKSTKFTRIKYMTDGLLLREIILDTQLSNYSVIIIDEIHERSVTIDFNYVCHHGGAAVLKIFRLCCRNKHSRKNLQCENRSDVKELIILPLYSNLSKSEQELVFVETPPNSRKVVLSTNIAETSVTIPNIVFVVDSGVERKNVYCPMIQGTSLITVQIAKSSANQRKGRAGRVKDGVCYRLYSQEFYEHNMEEFPMPEICRVETDEIVLILKKLGVVSVFEMEYKT; encoded by the exons atggaatccaGTTTACCGGTAGTGGCTCATTTCAACTCAGTCGTCGAAACTGTGTTAAGGAACCAAGTTACTATCGTTGTGGGAGAAACTGGATCTGGAAAAAGTACCCAATTACCTTATTTGTtgtataaaaaattaaaagagGTCAAGAATGAAGATGCAAAAATAGCAGTTACTCAGCCACGACGAATCGCAGCAATATCTCTAGCCTCATATGTTAAAAGTATTTTGGCCGAAAAGAATGAACAGAATTTGGTAGACTACGCTGTTAGATTCGATAACAAGTCCACAAAGTTTACCCGGATTAAATACATGACAGACGGGTTGTTACTGAGAGAAATAATACTGGATACGCAGTTGTCGAATTACTCTGTTATcataattgatgaaatacACGAAAGAAGCGTTACTATCGACTT TAATTATGTCTGCCACCATGGAGGCGCAGCTGTTctcaaaatttttcgattatgCTGTCGTAATAAACATTCCCGGAAGAATTTACAATGTGAAA ACCGATCAGACGTTAaagaattaataattttgccGTTATATTCGAATTTATCCAAAAGTGAACAAGAACTCGTATTTGTAGAAACACCTCCAAATAGTCGAAAAGTAGTGCTATCAACAAATATCGCCGAAACATCGGTAACTATTCCCAATATCGTATTCGTTGTGGACTCGGGGGTCGAGCGAAAAAACGTGTATTGTCCTATGATTCAGGGAACGTCGCTGATCACGGTCCAAATTGCGAAGTCAAGTGCCAACCAACGAAAAGGTCGAGCTGGACGAGTCAAAGACGGTGTTTGCTATCGGTTATATTCACAAGAGTTTTACGAACACAATATGGAAGAGTTTCCCATGCCTGAAATTTGCCGCGTAGAAACTGACGAAATCGTTCTAATCCTCAAAAAACTTGGCGTAGTAAGCGTGTTTGAAATGGA GTACAAAACGTGa
- the LOC142597954 gene encoding uncharacterized protein LOC142597954 — protein sequence MFSEESQTADIMGQEETNNTGSNSPPHVYWDDDISMKEYGDSANDSLKDENNNTYEDEKNAQKFVDETEAGMIDSVSDSKLEQEVDDNDRKSDNQHNNRYSDTNRYRENPRQRDHYENKSTSILIDNLDSDIFTQDIREHFESLGEIRDIYIPLHYETREPRGFAFVEFLKRESAEAAVKEMDGTTIKDCKIYVHIARHSRKTPDDMRSRRGGYNNRGDDRNGNGRRSNYYNSGFKRQDNGYSRDRGERSRDRIDRSDRSDRSERPERSERPDRGERSGRGRDRNYNRDRSRDFRSRSQPYNSRENNYKGSRYNRYNDGDDDNSKDE from the exons atgTTTAGTGAAGAGTCGCAGACGGCTGATATAATGGGTCAGGAGGAAACGAACAACACTG GATCAAACTCCCCGCCGCATGTATACTGGGATGACGACATAAGTATGAAGGAATATGGAGACTCTGCAAACGACTCTTTGAAGGACGAGAACAATAACACCTacgaagatgaaaaaaacgcCCAGAAATTCGTAGACGAAACCGAAGCAGGTATGATAGATTCTGTTTCTGACAGCAAACTAGAACAAGAGGTTGACGATAACGACAGAAAATCGGATAACCAGCACAACAACAGGTATTCAGACACCAATCGCTACCGCGAAAACCCGCGTCAACGCGACCATTACGAAAACAAAAGCACAAGTATTTTAATCGACAACTTAGACTCAGATATCTTTACACAAGACATTCGTGAACATTTCGAATCGCTAGGAGAAATTAGAGACATCTATATTCCACTCCATTATGAAACTCGTGAACCCAGGGGATTCGCTTTTGTCGAATTTTTAAAGCGCGAGTCCGCCGAAGCCGCTGTCAAGGAAATGGACGGAACGACCATTAAAGACTGCAAGATCTATGTACATATCGCTAGACATTCTCGTAAAACGCCCGACGACATGCGTTCGCGCCGCGGGGGTTACAATAACCGAGGCGACGACCGCAACGGCAACGGTAGAAGAAGCAACTACTACAACAGTGGCTTTAAACGTCAAGACAACGGATACAGCCGTGACCGAGGCGAACGAAGTCGCGACCGTATTGACCGCTCGGATAGGTCAGACAGGTCCGAAAGACCCGAGAGATCTGAAAGACCAGACCGTGGAGAGCGAAGTGGCCGTGGACGGGACAGAAACTACAATAGAGACCGTAGTAGAGACTTCAGAAGCCGCTCCCAACCCTACAACAGTCGCGAAAACAATTATAAAGGTTCTCGATACAACCGTTACAACGACggcgacgacgacaacagtAAAGACGAGTAG